DNA from Candidatus Binatia bacterium:
CGGCCACCTGCATGTCGTCGATGAAGCGCACCACTTGGCGTAACGCCCCGTCGACATGCGGGACGTCGGTCCCGACTTGACAAACACCCAGCACCGCCCGCTGCCACAGATCCTGCCCGTCGCACTCAGCAATCGAGACATTGAACGTGTTGGCCACGCGGGCTTTGATCTTCTTGATGACACCGCGCTTGCCTTTGAGCGAATGGTTCTCCGGCAGGAAAAGTGTGAGCTTGAGGACTCCAACAACCACGGCCGCCGATCTCGCTTGCGCCTGCCCTAGCAACTGGGCATATATTTCCGCCCTGCGCGGCGCCACACGATGGACAATTGCGTTCGGCTTCCCTGTGTGAGTCAGGCGCGGCTCGCTAGGCGGGTTGCGGCATGCATCTACCAGGGCACTTACAGCCGCCGTTCGGCAGCCGCCGTCTTGCCAGTGGATGGCGTCAGCCGCCGTGCGACCCGCTCGGTCTCGTACACCTCGATGATGTCCCCGACCTTTGCGTCTTGGTAGTTCTCCAGCCCGATGCCACACTCGTACCCGGTCTGCACTTCACGGGCGTCTTCTTTGAACCGGCGCAGGCTGGTCACCTTGCCGGTGTACACCACGACGTGATCGCGAACCAGGCGGGCCGCCGCGTTGCGCGTGATCTTGCCATCGAGCACGAACGATCCGGAGATGACCCCGAAGCTGGGAACGCTGAACACTTGCCGCACCTCGGCACGCCCCACGGTCTTTTCGCGCACGGTCGGCTCGAGCAGACCTTCCATGGCATCCCGGACATCGTTCAAGGCGTCGTAGATCACGGTGTAGAGGCGGACATCGACGCCCTCGCGCTCTGCGACGTCCGTCGCTTTCGATTCCGGGCGCACGTTGAAGCCGATGACGACGGCATTGGAGGCCGAGGCCAGCAGCACATCGCTTTCCGTGATGCCGCCCACAGACGCATGCAGGACGTTGAGGCGGACTTCGTCAGTGGACAAGCGACTCAGCGCCTCGGACAAGGCTTCCACCGAGCCCTGGACATCCGCTTTGATTACTACGCGGAGTTCTTTGATATCGCCGGCTTGGATCTGATGGTAGAGGTCTTCCAGTGAAACCTTGGCCGTCTTCACCAGGGTCGCTTCCCGCTGCTTACCGCGGCGGTGTTCCGCCACCTGGCGTGCCGTGGCCTCATCGCCCACAACGACGAAGGAGTTGCCAGCTTCCGGGACGCCCTGCAGGCCGAGGATTTCAACCGGGGTCGAAGGTCCGGCGAGATCCACCTTCCGTCCCATGTCGTCCACCATCGCCCGGACACGTCCGTAATTACCGCCACAGACGAAGGGATCGCCGCCCTTCAGCGTGCCTTCCTGCACCAAAACCGTCGCCACCGGGCCCCGGCCCCGATCCAGCTTGGCTTCGACGATGGTCCCGCGGGCGCGCTTGTCCGGGTTGGCCTTGAGTTCGAGAACGTCAGCTTGCAGGAGGAGCATTTCCAGGAGGTGCGGGAGGCCTTCTTTCGTCTTGGCAGACACCGGCACGCAAATGGTATCTCCACCCCAATCTTCGGCGACAAGACCGTATTCCGTGAGGCTCTGCTTGATCCGTTCGACGTTGGCGTCCGGCTTGTCGATCTTGTTGATGGCCACGATGATCGGCACATTGGCCGCCCGGGCGTGATTGATCGCTTCCACGGTTTGCGGCATCACCCCGTCATCGGCGGCCACCACCAGCACGACCATGTCGGTGACCTTCGCGCCGCGCGCCCGCATTGCCGTAAAGGCTTCGTGGCCCGGCGTGTCGAGGAAAGTGACTTGCCTGCCGCGCACGTCGACGCGGTAGGCGCCGATATGTTGCGTGATGCCGCCGGCCTCTTGTGCCGTGACGTTCGTCTGGCGAATGGCATCGAGCAGTGAGGTCTTGCCGTGATCGACGTGGCCCATGATCGTGACCACTGGCGGCCGGGGCTGCACGTTGTCGTCCGTCGGAGCTTCGTGCCCGATTTCGAGGGCGGATTCTGCGTCAAAGGCGACGTTCTCGATGTTGTACTCGAATTCCGATGCTATCAGGCTCGCGGTGTCGAAATCGAGCACCTGGTTGATGGTGGCCATCATCCCGGAGTCCATCAGCTTCTTGATGATCTCGCCGGCCTTGACGCCCATCGCTTTGGCCAATTCGCCGACCGTGACGACCTCTGAGATCCGCACCACACGCTTGCTGGCGCGCGGCGTAGTGATTTCGGTTTTCTTCTGTTCTTTTCCGGGCAGGGCCTTCTTCTTGCGCGGGAGTCTCGCGCGCCGCCGTTCCTGATCCGTCAGCTCTTGGAACTCCGGTTTGCTGATCACGCGCCGCTTCTTCTTGCGCGGCTTGGCTTCCTCCCCTTCGGGCGCGGCTGGCGGTTGGGGTGACGGTGGCAGCTGGGTGCCCTCACGTCGCAGGCGTTCTCTGCCGGCATCGGTCGTGGCCTCTCGCCGTACCGGTGCGGCTGGGGTTACCGTTTTGCGCAGGTCGATTCTGCCAAGCACGCGTGGGCCGCGCAGCACTTCGATTGCGGGCTTCGGCTCCGGAGCCTTTGCCACGGCAGGGGCAGGCATGGGCGGCGGCACGGGTTCAGATGTCGGCGGAACAGCTTCAATCACGGGTTCATCCACGTGAGGCGGTATCGAAGGGGATTCCGGCAAGGGTTCAGGCATCGCAAAGGATTCGAACGATTCAAACGATTCGGTGTGCAGCGGCAGCGGCTCGTCCAGAGGCGTCGACGCATCGACTCCAAGAGCCGGTTCGGTGCGGGTCGTGCGGCGCCGGATCACGTTGGTGCGCACACGGCGCTCGACTACGGTCTGACCTTCGGTTCCCTGGACGACGCGCTCGTCACCCACCGCAACGGAGGGCTTCTCCTCTGGTACCAGCTCTGGCTTGAGCCGCTCGACTTCGTCTTCCGTCAGCGAGCTCTGCGACCGCTTGTTGCGGACTCCGACTTTCTCAAGCTTCGCGAGAAGGTCCTTGGCATCAATACCGTATTCTTTGGCGAGCTCGTGTACACGTCTGCGCGGCATCGGACTACCTCATCATACCGGACTGCTCAAGTTGTTTCAGCTGTTGCACAAAAGTCGCCCGCAACTTGGCGTCAATGCTGCGCCCGAGCGATCGCACCGGGCCTTTGCGAGCCGCGAACCGGTCCCAACACGCTTGCTGGCGGTGCAGATAGCCGGTGCGACCGCTGTGCCGGCGCCTGGAGACCACCGTGAGCGCGTCATCTGTGGCCATGCCAAGACGCAGCAACTCCGCTTGCGAAGCGCGCCCGCCGCAGCCCAAGCACATGCGAACCGGTTCCGCCCTCGACATCACGATGCTTTGTCCTCCTGCGGCGAAGCGGCCAA
Protein-coding regions in this window:
- a CDS encoding DUF503 domain-containing protein — its product is MVVGVLKLTLFLPENHSLKGKRGVIKKIKARVANTFNVSIAECDGQDLWQRAVLGVCQVGTDVPHVDGALRQVVRFIDDMQVAELGEDSIEVFHC
- the infB gene encoding translation initiation factor IF-2, with translation MPRRRVHELAKEYGIDAKDLLAKLEKVGVRNKRSQSSLTEDEVERLKPELVPEEKPSVAVGDERVVQGTEGQTVVERRVRTNVIRRRTTRTEPALGVDASTPLDEPLPLHTESFESFESFAMPEPLPESPSIPPHVDEPVIEAVPPTSEPVPPPMPAPAVAKAPEPKPAIEVLRGPRVLGRIDLRKTVTPAAPVRREATTDAGRERLRREGTQLPPSPQPPAAPEGEEAKPRKKKRRVISKPEFQELTDQERRRARLPRKKKALPGKEQKKTEITTPRASKRVVRISEVVTVGELAKAMGVKAGEIIKKLMDSGMMATINQVLDFDTASLIASEFEYNIENVAFDAESALEIGHEAPTDDNVQPRPPVVTIMGHVDHGKTSLLDAIRQTNVTAQEAGGITQHIGAYRVDVRGRQVTFLDTPGHEAFTAMRARGAKVTDMVVLVVAADDGVMPQTVEAINHARAANVPIIVAINKIDKPDANVERIKQSLTEYGLVAEDWGGDTICVPVSAKTKEGLPHLLEMLLLQADVLELKANPDKRARGTIVEAKLDRGRGPVATVLVQEGTLKGGDPFVCGGNYGRVRAMVDDMGRKVDLAGPSTPVEILGLQGVPEAGNSFVVVGDEATARQVAEHRRGKQREATLVKTAKVSLEDLYHQIQAGDIKELRVVIKADVQGSVEALSEALSRLSTDEVRLNVLHASVGGITESDVLLASASNAVVIGFNVRPESKATDVAEREGVDVRLYTVIYDALNDVRDAMEGLLEPTVREKTVGRAEVRQVFSVPSFGVISGSFVLDGKITRNAAARLVRDHVVVYTGKVTSLRRFKEDAREVQTGYECGIGLENYQDAKVGDIIEVYETERVARRLTPSTGKTAAAERRL